Genomic window (Centroberyx gerrardi isolate f3 chromosome 9, fCenGer3.hap1.cur.20231027, whole genome shotgun sequence):
ATAAAGGCTTACCAGTGAAATGAAAGACACTCAAAGAAACAGTTTAGCATATAGCCTGAGGTTGGTGTGGTGATTGCCAAGACAACTATGGAACATCAGGTTAATTCTACATAAGTACCAactgagaaacaaaacaaaaaaggcccTAACAGTGATTTGTACCACCCTTTTCCAGGCTTTCTCCAAttttcaaacaaacacaaactacaacATATCCAGCAGTCAATTACACAGTGGTCCCCGTCaattaacaataaaacatttgaaaaaaaacaaaacacttgaaAATCTGGGTCCAATTCAGTCGGTGAATCCATACTTCGCGTCGGATATGAAATGTCCAAATTTGGCATAATTCAGTGATTGCCTCAACACTCAAATGTTTAAATACCCCCCAGACCTTGTAGGTCTTTCTGAAGATTTTCAGTAGCAGTCACTTATCTACAGTTGAATCAATTACACTACATTAACTGTTTTGGGGTCCACTGACAACTAGGACAATATTAAGTATTTCAACAGTTCTGGCCCCATTCCTTACATCTTCTCTCATTGCTACCTTGGCAAAATCAAAGACCTTTAATTATATGGTAGAGAAATCCCTACGATCAATCCTTTTTCCAATGTATTTTTGGGaataaaaaaggagaagaggcaTTACGTTTtgacagatttgttttgacgAAACAAACCGATAAGTTTTCATCCTCCAAACTACTCATTCTATCACTgctcattatttttgttttatgttcaaCCAGCAACAAAACTGCTACCAAATCCCTTCCAATCACAAGTAAATCATACAGTAATTCAAGTCAGTACAACACTTAACATCAAACACTTTGTATAGACGTAATGTACAGCAAAACCCAACCACTAAATCAAGAATCAAGGGCGTCAAAGTGATTGATTTCTATTAAAACCTCGCCTTTCAAGACTCGAGAGAATTACACTACATACCTCTTCCTGTAGAGTGATATGTTACTTGAGGAAAACATTCTGTGCTCTAGCTAGTAGTGTTTTTATTGCAACAAGTCACATTAGGAATGAGTAATAGTATACAGAAGTTGAGAGCTTGTGAAGGGCGACCTTCAGCGCTAAGTCTTGTGTCTTGCTGTGTGTCCAGGTTAACTATACGGCAGACACTCTGTAAGAGCAGCTGGTGTCAACTCCATGTGGAATTTAATGaacataaatatacattaaaAAGAATCAGTTGTGCATTGTTATTGAAATGATAGGTGTATGTCGCTCTTGTGATGTAGAGCTATGTCTGGTGCGGTTAGGCTACTGCCAAGGGGTTAGGGGAGCAGCTACTCTGGTCAGTAAGTACATAGAAGGTACAAAGTAAGCAATATTTGTTTGCAAAGTCTATTTTGGAGTGTATTTTCcgcatattaaaaaaaaggcaaaaacgaAGCAATCCCCTAACAAATCTATCCCCAGTTCATCCTCCTGCAGAAGGCTTTCCTACTGACATGCAAATATTTGATGACCGCAAGGTAACAGATCAACAACTCAGCACATCAGCCACAacaggaaaaaggaggaggactTTAAACGGCCTGGTTTTGAAAAAATACTTTGTGATGTGCAATTTCCACATGGCTGTGAATGATAGCTAGAGTATATGAATATATGCAATATTGCAGATATCTCTTCTGGTCAGTCAGATCTTAAATCAGGTTTAGGTAAGACCTTTGGAGCTGGGGAAGTATCCTTTTTCCTGCTATACAGCACATGCTGATGATGACACTGCTCCTTTTTTCTGGTCTGCTGCATCTGATATACCTTCTCTTTTCAGCTGATAGTTGAAACAATTGTAAAACTCTTTCTGGCAGTCTAAGACAGACAAGCATAGACAATGTAGTAAAATATGGTATAAGGCATGTGCCAGCTTAACCCCTAAATGTGTTGCACTGCAAAAAGGCCAAGCTCATCTTTTCCAGaaaacaaaactatgaaataagtTAAAATGTGTAACATATCTATTAACAGGtcatattgtttgttttgtgactAATCATCTTTGTCTCCTTATATACAATAAAGTGAGGAACAGTACAAGGCACACATTTAACATCTGAATTGTTACAAAGATATAAATAaccaacaaaaagaaaaaaaagttcatgAGTAGTGTGCTCTCCTCTAGCTCTGCCCACTGTGCTTTAATTGCCGACATATCCTGTTCTTCTCTGCAACCCTCTCTCCTGTGCTATGGCCATCACTGTTCCATTTCTGTGACTGAAGCCACAGCGGCCTCTAAGGAGGTGAAGTGTCAATCTGACGACACCGTCCTGGGAACCTTGCGAGTGCTGATCGGTTTGGTTTGTATTGTGCCATGGTAAGGCTAATAGCGGTCAGCtaggtgatggtggtggtgaccGCGGTCCACTGTAGTGTGTTAGATGCTGTCCACAAAGCTGCCGGGGAACAGTCCAGTCCTGCCGTTCCTCTGGAGCGTGCCTTTGAACCAGCCGTCTTCCCTCTTCCTGTGAACAAACACGATGTCTCCCTCCTTCAGCTCCAGCTCAGCCTCGCTCTGGGGAGGATAGGATACCACGACCCTGTACCTGGGGAGCACAGCCAGCGGGAAAGTCAGACACACTGCTGGAAAGACAACTGATAATTCATAATAACTATAATATAGTTTTACACTTTCTATGTAGGGGTCAGATAAGCAAAATCACAAAACAACACTATATAACAGCGGATATACATCTCTGTACCTCTCACATATGATGGGCCGTGCATCATGCTGTTgagataagagagaggagcaggcttggcgaggaggaggagcgatgGGGGCGCATCCGTCAAGGGGACTGCTCTTACGGTGGGATGATTCAGGggccgaggaggaagaggaagatgaagaggcggaggcgacaGCAGCAGGGTCAGGCTCCACTCGTCCGCCGTTGCCAGACGGAGGGGTGGTGTCCGGCCCCATGGCGCCCTGCAGCATCTCgccagcagcagcctgctcCGCCTCGAGcgtgggagaggaggggggtgaaggACGAGCCTTCTTCTTGTTGGAGGACAACAGCTTCAGAAggcctttcttctctctctgcagcaacGAGACAACATAGCTTTTTATGCTGGAACAATGGCTACCACTTCCAGGCAGTGAGGCATACGAGCAATTTTCACAAACCACAGGCAGACTTTCATTTTAAACTGCAACTTAGATCTGCTCAACAATAGCCACGGTCATTGTCATTTGATTATTGGCTgcttttcagctcagaaaatgtttagataatgtggttcaggccaatcagtgttaCACTGAGGAGCTGTCAGGGACAAACCAACAGCTGGTGCCTGTTGGCTGGCTTCATCTGACTTCCTCCCCCTCTAACTCTCAACTCTTTTAGTCTCAAGAATCACTTGAGAAACAGACGGTACTCTTGTGTGTAAATACGGTGCTTAACATAAACTCCCCTTGTTGACTGCTATTTTCAGCGGCGAGCAGATTGTTTGGTATTCTAATAATTGTCAGTAATCAGGAGCCCCAGACACTCCCAACCGATGTTAAGTATTTCAGTCATCTGGCAAGCACTGCTCTCTATCAGAAAATATGTCAGAAATATAGATATATCCACAAAGGCAGACAATGAAACATGCAAACATCTACTGGTGATAGCAACAGCAATGGATAGTTATTTACAGATAGCGTCAATACCATTCATGGGAGCCCTGAAAATATTTAAACACTGCCAACCTTGACATCCTTATCCAGTCGGCAGGTGAGAGCCACGTTAGGAGCGGTGCTATTGAGAGCTGAGCTGTTACCCGGGCCGACAGGCACAGTGAGGACAGCTACAGGCCGCAAAGCATCGCCCTCCAAGGAGGCGGCACTGACGTTGGGTGGGGTCAGGGAGGCAGCGGCGCAGCCCATGGCCACCCCGGCCCGGGCGCAGCCTTGGGCAGGGCTGGAGGAGGGCTGGGGGCACACTGTGAGGTGGGGCAGGTAAACAGGTGTTGCAGACTGGATGGGTGTCACTGCTGCTGTGGGCCGGTCTTGATTGTGACATGCAGCTGAAAGGAGAAGATAAAAAACACTCTTAGATGATTAAAAACTCTTACAATAGAGGCACTCTCTGGCAACCATTTCCCTCACAGTGAGCCTACCTGTCCTGACAGCGTTGCGAGCCTGGTTAACAGTCATCTGAGAGCTGACATGCATCAGTACTTTCGGCTGTTGACCTGTGGCTGTTTGAGCTGCTGTTACCACAACAGCAGTTTGGGGGCTGGCAGGGACAGGGCCGGAGCATACGGTGAGGGGTTTGTTGAAGTCAGGCCCAGGAACGATGGCCCcaagaggagcggaggaggggCTGACGATGGTGACTCCTCTGCCAGCCTGAGTGCACAGACTCATGGGCACCTTGGGCTGGGTGCTCCCCGACGCTGTCCTGAGGGGAGACCGTGTGAGGAGGGGTTAGGCCTAGCACTCTGACGCAAGTTACAAGGATAAATAAGAGGCGAGATGACAACAGTGTGGACATGATTAATTCCACCAATAGGgtgcattttgttttcatgatttaaaaattacatttcagtctATTGATCTTGGCTTGATTTGTATGCAacattatatatacatacagcatatataatttattttcctATCAATATGTGAGCTTTTCAGGCTTTTCTGACTGTTGCTTTTGCACAAAATGCCAAGGTAGACAGCAACTAGTTTTGGAATTAAGGCTAAAATCGACTGTTACTCCTCAGCTGAGAGCATAGGATCACATGGCAGGTACAGTATGTAGTGAGAGATTACACATTTATTAAATGTAATTTGGAattcaaaaccaaaataaacaatatacacATGCAGGTATTAGTTGTGCTTTATCAATGAACATATGAAATAACAATATATTGTATAAAAGAGATTTTGAATTCATTGTTGGCAAACATTTTACAGAAATTCTATTAAAACATGTGAGAGCAATGCAAAAGACCCAAATCGGTAGAGTGACTGGCATAAGGCAATTTGCATATCAAAGAGAAATGCGCACGCAGCCaaatgtgtgcatgagtgcatgTTGATGTGCACGTTACTGACTGACCTGCTCACAGGACTCATGTAGTTCCCGGGGAAGACTCCTATCTTGCCGGTGTGCATGGAGGTGCCCTTGAACCAGCCATCCTGACAGCGTTCCAGCACCAGAAACATCTCTCCCTTCCGCAGCTCCAGCTCATCCTCCTTACGGGGAGTGTAAGGGAACATGGCCACATAGCTAGACACAGAACAAACAGTAAACATGGGCATGGAAACGATAAGGCATAGCAGTTTCCAAAAACATCAGAACAAAACACTCCTACATAGACAGAGCGCTCgcatgtttgatttttctccCTTGTGGGAAAGCAACTACAGTCACATTTTGTACATCATGCCATTTGTTCTGGATTTGCCCTGCTGTGACTAACAGTACATCTGCCATCATCTCCTCTGAGACCTTCCAGCAGAGAGTCTGCCCTCTGACCCAGAGAAAAGTATCCTGGAGGACACAGCAATATGTGGGTCATCTCTCCACAGTAGTGCTAGAACCGGACTGGGATGGCAGGCGATGCAATGGGAGTCTCAGAAGGGATGTTTTTGGGCCTCACAGTCTGATTTCAATGTTTTCAGGGGAATGGGAATATAAATGCCTCAGAGTctgacatgcatgcacaggcaAACGCAGTCGACTGAGGGAGAACAGGCACAAGTGGATCTAATTCTTATCAGGTGTGTGGAGAGTCTTGGAGGAGTAATGAGGGGAAGGGTGAGCGGTCAGAAGCCAGGGGTGACGGGGAAGGTCTCTCAATGGGTCCCAGGAGACTGTCGCCCACAGGTGTCGACCCCTTCACCTGTGCACAGGCTCACACTCTGCAGCCCTAGTCTGACAGCTGAGGGGTCACTCAGAGGCGAGGACTTCACCCTCTGCAGTGAGCATATGCATTAAGCCCTGGGCCGCTGGTGTGTAAACCGCTTCTGACATTTCACTGCACATCTAAGAAGACTGCATATTTTTGTGCGAGACTGTTTTTATAACTCACACTGTGGGTCTTTGTCTCCCACTTTGGTCGCTTATGCTGGGGGAGGGTCTCTGTCCAGCAGCCAATGAAGATGCTGCTCCGACAACAGAGGattgtgggggtggaggtgggggaggcGGGAGAGCATCCTGTagggtcaaaaaaaaaaaaaaaaaaaaaaaatcacattagcAATTGGATAACGTTCTACATTAAATTACAATTACATaacaattaaaacatttacTTCCTGTCAGTATATAGCAGCAGGACAAAAAAAGAGTAACATGAGCTCCGAAAAACACTGAGTACATGTTGCTAAAGTGGAGAAACCGGTCTGTTTatgagcaagaaagagagaa
Coding sequences:
- the sh3rf1 gene encoding E3 ubiquitin-protein ligase SH3RF1, with translation MDESVLLDLLECPVCLERLDASAKVLPCQHTFCRRCLQGILGSRGELRCPECRTLVECAVDELPSNILLVRLLDGIKQRPRRAGPGAGVCTNGTSGAGARAQGSGSRDQGAPGAQPQRAQAKSTLVRGVPQLPCAKALYNYDGKEPGDLKFSKGDIIILRRQVDENWYHGEMGGVHGFFPTNFVQIIKPLPQPPPQCKALYDFELKDKEADKDCLPFSKDDILTVIRRVDENWAEGMLGDKIGIFPISYVEFNSAARQLIELDKPSDSSGDSGEGASSGPQSNGAQRAGDKKNSKKRHSFTSLTMSHKPSLAPPPQRHSMEISGPVLISSSNPTAAARIGEISGGLSCSAPSQVHICTTGLIVTPPPSSPVTTATVFTFPSETSYTSIPVDALPPPPPPPPQSSVVGAASSLAAGQRPSPSISDQSGRQRPTVYVAMFPYTPRKEDELELRKGEMFLVLERCQDGWFKGTSMHTGKIGVFPGNYMSPVSRTASGSTQPKVPMSLCTQAGRGVTIVSPSSAPLGAIVPGPDFNKPLTVCSGPVPASPQTAVVVTAAQTATGQQPKVLMHVSSQMTVNQARNAVRTAACHNQDRPTAAVTPIQSATPVYLPHLTVCPQPSSSPAQGCARAGVAMGCAAASLTPPNVSAASLEGDALRPVAVLTVPVGPGNSSALNSTAPNVALTCRLDKDVKREKKGLLKLLSSNKKKARPSPPSSPTLEAEQAAAGEMLQGAMGPDTTPPSGNGGRVEPDPAAVASASSSSSSSSAPESSHRKSSPLDGCAPIAPPPRQACSSLLSQQHDARPIICERYRVVVSYPPQSEAELELKEGDIVFVHRKREDGWFKGTLQRNGRTGLFPGSFVDSI